The Antennarius striatus isolate MH-2024 chromosome 23, ASM4005453v1, whole genome shotgun sequence genome has a segment encoding these proteins:
- the pcdh7b gene encoding protocadherin-7b isoform X5 — protein MIFDENECFIDFEVSVIGPAQSWVDLFEGKVIILDINDNTPSFPSPVLTLSVEENRPIGTLYLLPTATDRDFGRNGIERYELIQDNGENSRRLGSSGDPYSGKRRFDDGASRSSVFELQVADTTDGEKQPQLIIKGALDREQRDSYELTLRVRDGGDPPRSSQAILRVMITDVNDNNPRFEKSVYEADLPENSSPGSPILQLKATDADVGVNGQIEYVFGAATESVRRLLRLDESTGWLSVLHRIDREEVSQLRFTVMARDRGQPPKMDKATVVLNIKDENDNVPAIEIRKIGRIFLKDGIANVAEDVVVDTPIALVQVSDKDQGENGIVTCTVVGDVPFQLKPASEMEGEQNKKKYFLHTSAPLDYEATQEYNVVIVAVDSGSPSLTSNNSLIVKVGDTNDNPPIFSQNVVEVSFPENNAPGERVTTVTAIDADSGKNAEIAYSLDSSVSGIFSIDADSGDIRVNTILDREQTERYEFKVIAKDKGINTLQGSATVVVLVADKNDNQPKFMQDVFTFYVKENLEPNSPVGMVTVIDADKGQNAEMSLFVKEEEDIFSIENDTGTIFSTLSFDREQKTTYTFLVKAVDGGDPPRSATATVSLFVMDENDNAPTVTFPINSSYTLLPPSSNIRTVVRTVIATDSDTGINADLNYSIIGGNPFKLFEIDGGTGVISLVGKLEQKHYGLHRLVVQVNDSGQPSQSTTTLVHVYVNETLSNSTVVEAQVAKSLSTSLNTNIAGDPNYDLSKQRLSIVIGVVSGIMTVILIILVVVMARYCRPKNKNGYEAGKKDHEDFFTPQQHDKSKKPKKDKRKQKSKQPLYSSIVTVEASKPNGQRYDGVNEKLSDSPGMGRYRSVNGGPGSPDLARHYKSSSPLPTVQLHPQSPTAGKKHQAVQDLPPANTFVGTGDNISLGSDHCSEYSSQTINKYNKQTPGRCLT, from the coding sequence ATGATATTTGATGAGAATGAGTGCTTCATCGATTTTGAAGTGTCAGTGATCGGACCGGCTCAGAGCTGGGTCGACCTGTTCGAGGGGAAAGTCATCATATTAGATATAAACGATAACACCCCGTCCTTCCCTTCCCCTGTCCTGACACTGTCTGTGGAGGAGAACAGACCCATTGGAACCCTTTATCTGCTGCCCACAGCCACAGACAGAGATTTTGGTAGAAATGGAATAGAGAGATACGAGCTCATCCAAGACAACGGGGAGAACTCGAGGCGCCTGGGCTCTTCTGGGGATCCGTACTCCGGGAAGAGGAGGTTTGACGACGGTGCGAGCAGGAGCAGCGTCTTTGAACTGCAAGTTGCTGACACCACCGATGGGGAGAAGCAGCCTCAGCTCATCATTAAGGGGGCCCTCGATCGGGAGCAGAGAGACTCCTACGAGCTCACCCTGCGAGTCAGGGACGGAGGTGACCCCCCTCGCTCTTCGCAGGCCATCCTCAGGGTGATGATCACCGACGTGAACGACAACAACCCACGCTTCGAGAAGAGCGTCTACGAGGCCGATCTACCGGAAAACAGCTCGCCCGGTTCCCCCATCCTGCAGCTCAAAGCGACGGATGCTGACGTCGGGGTCAACGGTCAAATCGAGTACGTGTTCGGGGCGGCCACGGAGTCGGTACGGAGGCTGCTGAGGTTGGATGAGAGCACAGGGTGGCTGAGTGTCTTGCACCGCATCGACCGTGAAGAAGTCAGCCAGCTGAGGTTCACAGTAATGGCCCGTGACCGAGGCCAGCCGCCCAAAATGGACAAGGCCACCGTGGTGTTGAACATCAAGGATGAGAACGACAACGTTCCCGCCATCGAGATACGCAAGATTGGACGCATTTTCTTGAAAGATGGGATTGCCAACGTGGCGGAGGATGTCGTGGTGGACACGCCCATCGCTTTAGTTCAGGTGTCAGATAAAGACCAGGGGGAAAATGGGATTGTGACCTGCACGGTGGTGGGGGATGTTCCCTTCCAGCTCAAACCAGCCAGCGAGATGGAGGGCGAgcagaataaaaagaaatatttcctCCATACATCTGCCCCGCTGGATTACGAGGCCACACAGGAATACAACGTGGTCATAGTGGCTGTGGATTCTGGAAGCCCCAGTCTGACCAGTAATAACTCTCTGATTGTCAAAGTGGGAGACACGAACGATAACCCTCCCATCTTCAGCCAGAACGTCGTGGAGGTGTCGTTTCCGGAAAACAACGCCCCTGGCGAGAGGGTGACGACAGTGACGGCCATCGACGCAGATAGTGGGAAGAACGCTGAGATCGCTTATTCCCTCGATTCGTCCGTGAGTGGGATTTTCTCCATCGACGCCGACAGTGGAGACATACGAGTGAACACCATTCTGGATAGAGAGCAAACGGAGCGCTACGAGTTCAAAGTGATCGCCAAAGATAAGGGCATCAACACCCTTCAGGGCTCGGCGACGGTGGTCGTCCTGGTGGCCGATAAGAATGACAACCAACCAAAGTTCATGCAGGATGTGTTCACCTTCTACGTCAAGGAGAACCTGGAGCCAAACAGCCCGGTTGGAATGGTGACGGTCATCGACGCCGATAAAGGCCAGAACGCGGAGATGAGTCTCTtcgtgaaggaagaggaggacatttTCTCAATCGAAAACGACACCGGGACTATTTTCTCCACTCTGTCGTTCGATCGGGAGCAGAAAACGACGTACACGTTCCTGGTCAAAGCCGTGGACGGGGGTGACCCTCCTAGATCCGCCACCGCCACGGTTTCCCTTTTCGTCATGGATGAAAACGACAACGCCCCAACCGTCACATTCCCAATTAACAGCTCCTACACCCTCCTCCCACCCTCCAGTAACATCAGAACGGTGGTCAGAACCGTCATCGCCACCGATTCAGACACCGGCATCAACGCAGACCTGAACTACAGCATCATTGGGGGGAATCCCTTCAAGTTGTTTGAGATCGATGGGGGTACGGGGGTCATTTCACTGGTGGGGAAGCTGGAGCAGAAGCATTACGGCCTCCACAGACTGGTGGTGCAGGTGAACGATAGTGGCCAGCCTTCCCAGAGCACCACCACCCTGGTGCACGTGTATGTTAATGAGACGCTCTCCAATTCCACAGTGGTGGAGGCCCAGGTGGCTAAGAGCCTTAGCACGTCTCTCAACACCAACATTGCCGGCGACCCCAACTACGATCTCAGCAAACAGAGGCTCAGCATTGTAATCGGAGTAGTTTCGGGCATCATGACAGTCATCCTCATCATTCTGGTGGTCGTTATGGCccgctactgccgccccaagaaCAAGAACGGCTACGAAGCTGGCAAGAAGGACCACGAGGACTTCTTCACCCCGCAGCAGCACGATAAGTCCAAGAAGCCCAAAAAGGATAAGAGGAAACAGAAGTCCAAGCAGCCGCTCTACAGCAGCATCGTCACCGTGGAGGCCTCCAAACCCAACGGGCAACGCTACGACGGCGTCAACGAGAAGCTGTCGGACAGTCCCGGGATGGGCCGCTACCGCTCCGTCAACGGTGGGCCGGGCAGCCCGGATCTGGCCCGACACTACAAGTCCAGTTCGCCTCTTCCCACAGTGCAGCTTCACCCTCAATCGCCCACGGCTGGTAAAAAGCACCAGGCAGTTCAGGACCTGCCCCCTGCCAACACCTTCGTTGGCACCGGAGATAACATTTCCCTTGGATCTGACCACTGCTCTGAATACAGCAGTCAAACCATCAACAagtacaacaaacag
- the pcdh7b gene encoding protocadherin-7b isoform X4 produces MIFDENECFIDFEVSVIGPAQSWVDLFEGKVIILDINDNTPSFPSPVLTLSVEENRPIGTLYLLPTATDRDFGRNGIERYELIQDNGENSRRLGSSGDPYSGKRRFDDGASRSSVFELQVADTTDGEKQPQLIIKGALDREQRDSYELTLRVRDGGDPPRSSQAILRVMITDVNDNNPRFEKSVYEADLPENSSPGSPILQLKATDADVGVNGQIEYVFGAATESVRRLLRLDESTGWLSVLHRIDREEVSQLRFTVMARDRGQPPKMDKATVVLNIKDENDNVPAIEIRKIGRIFLKDGIANVAEDVVVDTPIALVQVSDKDQGENGIVTCTVVGDVPFQLKPASEMEGEQNKKKYFLHTSAPLDYEATQEYNVVIVAVDSGSPSLTSNNSLIVKVGDTNDNPPIFSQNVVEVSFPENNAPGERVTTVTAIDADSGKNAEIAYSLDSSVSGIFSIDADSGDIRVNTILDREQTERYEFKVIAKDKGINTLQGSATVVVLVADKNDNQPKFMQDVFTFYVKENLEPNSPVGMVTVIDADKGQNAEMSLFVKEEEDIFSIENDTGTIFSTLSFDREQKTTYTFLVKAVDGGDPPRSATATVSLFVMDENDNAPTVTFPINSSYTLLPPSSNIRTVVRTVIATDSDTGINADLNYSIIGGNPFKLFEIDGGTGVISLVGKLEQKHYGLHRLVVQVNDSGQPSQSTTTLVHVYVNETLSNSTVVEAQVAKSLSTSLNTNIAGDPNYDLSKQRLSIVIGVVSGIMTVILIILVVVMARYCRPKNKNGYEAGKKDHEDFFTPQQHDKSKKPKKDKRKQKSKQPLYSSIVTVEASKPNGQRYDGVNEKLSDSPGMGRYRSVNGGPGSPDLARHYKSSSPLPTVQLHPQSPTAGKKHQAVQDLPPANTFVGTGDNISLGSDHCSEYSSQTINKYNKQPFRRVTFSVVSQPQDPHQQGSLQSCYDSGLDESETPSSKSSSGPRLGALPLPEDSYERTTPDGSVGEAEHMENGEKEH; encoded by the coding sequence ATGATATTTGATGAGAATGAGTGCTTCATCGATTTTGAAGTGTCAGTGATCGGACCGGCTCAGAGCTGGGTCGACCTGTTCGAGGGGAAAGTCATCATATTAGATATAAACGATAACACCCCGTCCTTCCCTTCCCCTGTCCTGACACTGTCTGTGGAGGAGAACAGACCCATTGGAACCCTTTATCTGCTGCCCACAGCCACAGACAGAGATTTTGGTAGAAATGGAATAGAGAGATACGAGCTCATCCAAGACAACGGGGAGAACTCGAGGCGCCTGGGCTCTTCTGGGGATCCGTACTCCGGGAAGAGGAGGTTTGACGACGGTGCGAGCAGGAGCAGCGTCTTTGAACTGCAAGTTGCTGACACCACCGATGGGGAGAAGCAGCCTCAGCTCATCATTAAGGGGGCCCTCGATCGGGAGCAGAGAGACTCCTACGAGCTCACCCTGCGAGTCAGGGACGGAGGTGACCCCCCTCGCTCTTCGCAGGCCATCCTCAGGGTGATGATCACCGACGTGAACGACAACAACCCACGCTTCGAGAAGAGCGTCTACGAGGCCGATCTACCGGAAAACAGCTCGCCCGGTTCCCCCATCCTGCAGCTCAAAGCGACGGATGCTGACGTCGGGGTCAACGGTCAAATCGAGTACGTGTTCGGGGCGGCCACGGAGTCGGTACGGAGGCTGCTGAGGTTGGATGAGAGCACAGGGTGGCTGAGTGTCTTGCACCGCATCGACCGTGAAGAAGTCAGCCAGCTGAGGTTCACAGTAATGGCCCGTGACCGAGGCCAGCCGCCCAAAATGGACAAGGCCACCGTGGTGTTGAACATCAAGGATGAGAACGACAACGTTCCCGCCATCGAGATACGCAAGATTGGACGCATTTTCTTGAAAGATGGGATTGCCAACGTGGCGGAGGATGTCGTGGTGGACACGCCCATCGCTTTAGTTCAGGTGTCAGATAAAGACCAGGGGGAAAATGGGATTGTGACCTGCACGGTGGTGGGGGATGTTCCCTTCCAGCTCAAACCAGCCAGCGAGATGGAGGGCGAgcagaataaaaagaaatatttcctCCATACATCTGCCCCGCTGGATTACGAGGCCACACAGGAATACAACGTGGTCATAGTGGCTGTGGATTCTGGAAGCCCCAGTCTGACCAGTAATAACTCTCTGATTGTCAAAGTGGGAGACACGAACGATAACCCTCCCATCTTCAGCCAGAACGTCGTGGAGGTGTCGTTTCCGGAAAACAACGCCCCTGGCGAGAGGGTGACGACAGTGACGGCCATCGACGCAGATAGTGGGAAGAACGCTGAGATCGCTTATTCCCTCGATTCGTCCGTGAGTGGGATTTTCTCCATCGACGCCGACAGTGGAGACATACGAGTGAACACCATTCTGGATAGAGAGCAAACGGAGCGCTACGAGTTCAAAGTGATCGCCAAAGATAAGGGCATCAACACCCTTCAGGGCTCGGCGACGGTGGTCGTCCTGGTGGCCGATAAGAATGACAACCAACCAAAGTTCATGCAGGATGTGTTCACCTTCTACGTCAAGGAGAACCTGGAGCCAAACAGCCCGGTTGGAATGGTGACGGTCATCGACGCCGATAAAGGCCAGAACGCGGAGATGAGTCTCTtcgtgaaggaagaggaggacatttTCTCAATCGAAAACGACACCGGGACTATTTTCTCCACTCTGTCGTTCGATCGGGAGCAGAAAACGACGTACACGTTCCTGGTCAAAGCCGTGGACGGGGGTGACCCTCCTAGATCCGCCACCGCCACGGTTTCCCTTTTCGTCATGGATGAAAACGACAACGCCCCAACCGTCACATTCCCAATTAACAGCTCCTACACCCTCCTCCCACCCTCCAGTAACATCAGAACGGTGGTCAGAACCGTCATCGCCACCGATTCAGACACCGGCATCAACGCAGACCTGAACTACAGCATCATTGGGGGGAATCCCTTCAAGTTGTTTGAGATCGATGGGGGTACGGGGGTCATTTCACTGGTGGGGAAGCTGGAGCAGAAGCATTACGGCCTCCACAGACTGGTGGTGCAGGTGAACGATAGTGGCCAGCCTTCCCAGAGCACCACCACCCTGGTGCACGTGTATGTTAATGAGACGCTCTCCAATTCCACAGTGGTGGAGGCCCAGGTGGCTAAGAGCCTTAGCACGTCTCTCAACACCAACATTGCCGGCGACCCCAACTACGATCTCAGCAAACAGAGGCTCAGCATTGTAATCGGAGTAGTTTCGGGCATCATGACAGTCATCCTCATCATTCTGGTGGTCGTTATGGCccgctactgccgccccaagaaCAAGAACGGCTACGAAGCTGGCAAGAAGGACCACGAGGACTTCTTCACCCCGCAGCAGCACGATAAGTCCAAGAAGCCCAAAAAGGATAAGAGGAAACAGAAGTCCAAGCAGCCGCTCTACAGCAGCATCGTCACCGTGGAGGCCTCCAAACCCAACGGGCAACGCTACGACGGCGTCAACGAGAAGCTGTCGGACAGTCCCGGGATGGGCCGCTACCGCTCCGTCAACGGTGGGCCGGGCAGCCCGGATCTGGCCCGACACTACAAGTCCAGTTCGCCTCTTCCCACAGTGCAGCTTCACCCTCAATCGCCCACGGCTGGTAAAAAGCACCAGGCAGTTCAGGACCTGCCCCCTGCCAACACCTTCGTTGGCACCGGAGATAACATTTCCCTTGGATCTGACCACTGCTCTGAATACAGCAGTCAAACCATCAACAagtacaacaaacag